The genomic DNA TTTTCCAGAGGTACAATATACTCTTCAATAAATTTCAATACTGGAAGTAATTTATATTTTGGATTTTTTAAGAACCCTAGTAATAGTTCCATAGCACAGTTTCCTGCTCCTCTTCCTAGTCCAGAAACAGTTACATCTAAGAAACTTGTTCCATAAATCATCGCTTCTAAAGTATTTGCATATGCTAGTTGTAGATTATTATGTGCATGAATACCTACTTTTTTACCAGTTTCTTTTGCAACAGATAAATATTTATCCGTAAGTTTATTGATTTGTTCAGGATAGAAAGAACCAAAACTATCTGCTATATAAATTACATCTACATTTGTTTTACTAAGTGTTGCTAAAACTTGATCTAACTCATCATCAAAAGATTTTGAAATAGCCATGATATTACATGTTGTTTCATATCCTTTTGCATGGAAGTCTTCTATAAGTTCTATAGCTTCTGGTAATTGATGAATATACGTAGCAACTCTAATCATATCTACAACACTATCATCACTATGAGGAATTTCTTCTTTTATAGTTCTTCCCACATCAGACATAGTAGCAATTTTTAAGTTTGTATTGTTTTCACCAACAATTTTTCTGATATCTTCTTCTTTACAGAAATTCCAACATCCATATTCATCTTCACTCATTACTGTTGGAGATACATTTTTACCTATTTCCATATAGTCAACACCAGCTGCAACACACATATCATAATGTGCTTTTACAAAAGCATCTGTAAAATGGTAGTTATTTACTAAACCACCATCTCTAATAGTACAATCGAAGACTTTTAAGTCTTCTCTAACTGAAAGTATTGACCCCTCTTTTTCAATCATAATTCATCCCTGTTTTCTAATAATTTAATTTTTTATCTTTAATGATTAAAATAATACTAAAATCATCTTTAAAAATAGAAATGAAGACTCTTTTTTTAGATTTTATTAATTTTTACATAATAAATGATCTTTTTTTGATAAATAAAGATTTAGAAAAATGAATAATCTATTATAATTTTTTCTTATTTTTATAACAGATTTAAGTTAAATACCTTATCATGTATAAATTGATTACATTAATGTATTTAATTTATATTACTATAAGGAATAAGACATGTTAGATCCTGAAGAAGAGTATTATAAACTTTTAGAAGTATATAGCAAAAATGTAATTGCTTCTAAAACTGACTTAAAAGGTAAGATAGTATATGTATCTGAGGCCTTTTGTGATATAAGTGGTTATACAAGAGAAGAACTTATGGGACAACCTCATAGTATAGTAAGACATCCGGATACACCATCAAGTTTATTTGAAGAATTATGGAAAACTATAAAAGCAACTAAAACTTTTAAAGCTGAAATAAAAAATAAAAAAAAGTGTGGTGATTATTATTGGGTAGATATGACTGTTTCTCCTATTTTTGATGATTTTAATAATGTAGTTGGATATGGTGCTGTTCGACATGATATTACAGATAAAAAGAAAATTGAGGAATTAAATATTGAACATGAAAAACTAATTGACTCTTTTAGTCAACATGTAATTGCATCTAAAACTGATCTATTAGGCAATATTACATATGTCACCCAAGCTTTTTGTGATATAAGTGGTTATACAAAAGAAGAGCTTATAGGACAACCTCATAGTATTGTAAGACATCCTGATATGTCAAAAGAGTTTTATAAAAAACTTTGGAAAGCTATAAAGAATGGAAAAACTTTTTATGGTGAAGTAAAAAATAAAAAGAAAAATGGTGATGATTATTGGGTTGATGTAGCTATTACTCAAGATTTTGATAAAAATGGTAATCATATAGGATATAGTGCTATAAGAAGTAATATCTCAAAACAAAAAATCTTAGAAGATTTATTAGCCTGTCAAAAGAATGAAGCTGAAAATGAAATTGTTTCAGAAAAATAGGCAAAAAAAAAGCTAGTCTAAAAAAGACTAGCTTTTATATTTGTAAGAATATTTACTATTGAGGAGTAACGTTCTCAGCTTGTGGTCCTTTTTGACCTTCACCGATTTCGAAAGTAACTTTTTGACCTTCTTCTAATGTAACTCTTCCATAACCTGTGTTATTAACTTGTCTGTAATGTACGAATACGTCTTTTCCACCGTTATCTTGTTGGATAAAACCAAAACCTTTTTCACTATTGAACCATTTTACTGTTCCATTAACTAAATCTGCCATGCAGTTTCCTTTGTTTTTAAAATATACTTTACTTACGTAAAGAGGTCGAAAATATAGATAGGAGTTCTTCATGGTGATTATACTGTTAACGAAAGTTGTCAATAAAAAGCAAACCAAAGATGCAACTCTAAATCATCTTCAATACGGATATTATAGCATAGTTTTCTCAATTAATACTTTTTTTCTCAAAAAAAATTAAAAAATTAAAAAAATAACATTAAAATATTACTAAAAGGGAGGTTAAAATAGCTTTTTGTAATAATTATTAAAAGGATATGACATGATCATTGAAATATATTATTGTGGAATGTGAAATTATTTACCTAAAGCTTCTAGGTTAGAAGAGGAATTAAAGAATAATTTTCCAGATGCAAAAATTGAACTTATAGAAAGTTCAGGGGGAACATTTATTGTAAATGTTGATAAAGTGGTTATTTTTGATAAACTAGCAATATCAAAAACAGAAGCGATTTTTCCTAAAGAAAATGAGATAAGTGAAAAAATCAGACTACTATAGTTTTAAGTCTGATTTTTTATAAATTGCAAAAAAATGCGGAACGGGTGGGTTTTGATTATCATCGTAAGATAAAAAATCTATCTCTTTTAATTTATCAATTTTTACAAATTTATCAATCTCTTCTTTATCTAAAGGAAGTGGGATATTATCTTCTTGTTCACCTGTTTTTCTACTTCTACATGATACTAATAAATTTCCAGAAGGTGCAAGCAATTTTGAGATTGCTTTTCTTGCTTTTATTCTATATTCTCCAGGAAGAACTTGTATTGTGTTACATTCATAAACTAAATCAAAATTTTCAATCCATTCATCTGGATAGTTAAATAAATCAGCAACTAAATAAGTAACTTTTGAATTTGGATATCTATTTTCACATAATTCTATAGCACTTTGAGATATATCAAAACCAATAACCTCATAACCAAAGTTACTTAAAGCTTCTGCATCATCACCAACTCCACATCCTATGACAACTGCTTTTGGTTTAATTTTTTTCTTTGGATTATCTTTTAACCAGTGTATTAAATATGGACTTGGTTCTAAATCTGCCCAAAATACTGCCTTATAATCACCTTTTGCATTTTTATAAATAGAATCAAACCATCCTAATGGATCATCATTTTCTTGATATGTTTTTACCATTTTTTTATATTCAATGAAATCAAATTCTTCCATTTAATTATCCTTAAAATGTTTTATATGAATAGAGTTTATATCAAAAAAATAATTAAATTAGTAGAAAGAACAATTAACATTATTTCTTAATATTAATTTAAAACTTTATACTTATAATTATATGACTAATAATATATTTATATATGATTTATATATATTAATATTATTTAAGATGGGAATAATTATGAAACATCTAACAATTAGACTGAAACTTATCATCATTTTTATTCTTATAAAAGTTGTACCTCTTGTTTTGATTACATACTTATGTATTCAAGGTGCAATTAAACTAAATGATTACTATCTTGAAAATACAGAAGCAATATATATAAAGAATAAACAAGTTATTAGAGCAACTGCCTATGAATCTATTTCTGACAGTATTGAAGCTTTAGATGCAAAATCTCAGGAGTCTATTGAAATGATGACTGTAAAAATTGCATCGGAAGTTGCATCTTTCCTTTATGAAAGAGATAATGATTTACTCTTTTTGTCTTCATTAGATTTAAATCAAAAAATAATAGAAAATTTTTATCATTCAAAATCAAAAGAGTTAAAGGTTACTCCTGAGTATATTTATAACAATAGTTTAAAAAAATGGATTAGAGTGGAAGAAGAACAAGAAGTGAAACTTCATGAAACTTCTCAGTTAAAAGATAATGAGAAGAAATTTCGTTTTATTAATCCTAATAAAACAGAAAAAATTGCTGTACCTATTTATAAAGAAGTAGTTTTCTTTGATTTAAGTGGTAAAGAAATTTATAAAAAATCATCAATAAATCAAGTTAAAAATAATATATCATTAAAAGAAAACACTTATATAAACTCTGAAAACTATTTTACTGAGATAAAAGATTTAAAAAAGGGTGAGATTTATGTTTCAGATGTAATTGGAGAATATGTTAGTTCTAAGATAATAGGTTTTTTTACAAAAGAAAATGCAGAGGCTTCAGGTTTAGAGTTTAATCCAAAAAAACATGCTTTTGCAGGTGTAGAAAACCCAGTTGGTAAAAAATTTGAAGGGATTGTTCGATATATCACTCCTGTTTTTAAAAATAACCAAAAGATAGGTTTTATATCTTTAGCTTTAGACCATAAACATATTATGGAGTTTACAGATACTTTTAATCCACTTAGCAACCATAAAGAGTTAGATATCTCTGATGCTAGTAATGGAAACTATGCTTTTATGTGGGATTATGAAGGAAGAAATATCTCTCACCCAAGAGATTATTTTATAGTTGGTTTTGATTCAACTACTGGGGAAAGAGTTCCTGGTTGGATTACTAATTCTTTATTGGATGAATTTGAAAATTCATATGAAAAGAATTTAAATAGGTTTTTAGAAAAGTATCCAAAATTTCATGAACAAGCATTATCTAAAAAGCCAAATATAAAACAATTGAAAGAAAAAGGTGAAGTAGGTTTAGATTGTAGATATTTGAATTTTGCACCTCAATGTAAAGGATGGATGGAACTAACTCAAAATGGTGGTTATGGTTCTTTTATTATTTATTGGAGTGATGTTTGGAAATTAACTACTGCTGCAACAATTCCATATTTTAGTGGACAATATAAAAATTCTAAAAGAGGTTTTGGTTTTGTGACAATTGGTGCAAATGTTGATGAATTTCATAGTGCTGCAAATAAAACAAGAGAGAATATTAAGGATGTAATTGATATTCAAACAAAAGATATGACTGAAGTTTTATCTTCTGATAGAAAAAAAATAAAAACTTTTGAAGCAAATACTATAAAAGAATTGACTTTATATACTGTGTTAATGATTATAATTGTTATACTTATTGCAATATGGATGTCTAATTATATATCAAATAAGATAACAAAATTAATAATTGGTACAAAAGAGTTTGCTGATAATAATTTAGACTATCGTATAAAAGTTGAGTCTTCTGATGAAGTTGGTAAGCTTGAAAACTCTTTTAATGAAATGGCACAAACCCTTAAAAATAATAGTATTAAAATTAAAGAACAAGATAGTATTATGACTCAACAAGCCAAAATGGCTGCAATGGGAGAAATGCTTGAGAATATTGCACATCAATGGAGACAACCCTTATCTATGATTTCTACTTGTGCAAGTAGTACGAAAGTACAATTAGAATTAAAAGTTTTAAAAGAAGTTGATTTAGATGATAATATGGATGATATTCTTAAGTATACTAGTCACTTATCTCAAACAATAGATGATTTTAGGAACTTTTTTAAACCAAACAAAGATATGAATAATTTTAGTATTGAACAATCTTTAAATAAGACATTACAATTAATTTCATCAAAATTAAAAAGTGAAGAAATTGAAATAGTAAAAGAAATTGAAGATGTCGTTATTTTTGGTCTAGAAAATGAATTAATGCATGTTTTAATTAATATTATAAATAATGCTTCCGATGCTTTTGTAGGAAA from Arcobacter sp. LA11 includes the following:
- a CDS encoding aldolase catalytic domain-containing protein, producing the protein MIEKEGSILSVREDLKVFDCTIRDGGLVNNYHFTDAFVKAHYDMCVAAGVDYMEIGKNVSPTVMSEDEYGCWNFCKEEDIRKIVGENNTNLKIATMSDVGRTIKEEIPHSDDSVVDMIRVATYIHQLPEAIELIEDFHAKGYETTCNIMAISKSFDDELDQVLATLSKTNVDVIYIADSFGSFYPEQINKLTDKYLSVAKETGKKVGIHAHNNLQLAYANTLEAMIYGTSFLDVTVSGLGRGAGNCAMELLLGFLKNPKYKLLPVLKFIEEYIVPLEKELDWGSSVPYIITGHLNEHPRPAMKARDTGDTNYVKFYDKLTEEYS
- a CDS encoding PAS domain-containing protein; protein product: MLDPEEEYYKLLEVYSKNVIASKTDLKGKIVYVSEAFCDISGYTREELMGQPHSIVRHPDTPSSLFEELWKTIKATKTFKAEIKNKKKCGDYYWVDMTVSPIFDDFNNVVGYGAVRHDITDKKKIEELNIEHEKLIDSFSQHVIASKTDLLGNITYVTQAFCDISGYTKEELIGQPHSIVRHPDMSKEFYKKLWKAIKNGKTFYGEVKNKKKNGDDYWVDVAITQDFDKNGNHIGYSAIRSNISKQKILEDLLACQKNEAENEIVSEK
- a CDS encoding cold-shock protein — encoded protein: MADLVNGTVKWFNSEKGFGFIQQDNGGKDVFVHYRQVNNTGYGRVTLEEGQKVTFEIGEGQKGPQAENVTPQ
- a CDS encoding SelT/SelW/SelH family (seleno)protein; protein product: MIIEIYYCGMUNYLPKASRLEEELKNNFPDAKIELIESSGGTFIVNVDKVVIFDKLAISKTEAIFPKENEISEKIRLL
- a CDS encoding class I SAM-dependent methyltransferase — protein: MEEFDFIEYKKMVKTYQENDDPLGWFDSIYKNAKGDYKAVFWADLEPSPYLIHWLKDNPKKKIKPKAVVIGCGVGDDAEALSNFGYEVIGFDISQSAIELCENRYPNSKVTYLVADLFNYPDEWIENFDLVYECNTIQVLPGEYRIKARKAISKLLAPSGNLLVSCRSRKTGEQEDNIPLPLDKEEIDKFVKIDKLKEIDFLSYDDNQNPPVPHFFAIYKKSDLKL
- a CDS encoding HAMP domain-containing sensor histidine kinase yields the protein MKHLTIRLKLIIIFILIKVVPLVLITYLCIQGAIKLNDYYLENTEAIYIKNKQVIRATAYESISDSIEALDAKSQESIEMMTVKIASEVASFLYERDNDLLFLSSLDLNQKIIENFYHSKSKELKVTPEYIYNNSLKKWIRVEEEQEVKLHETSQLKDNEKKFRFINPNKTEKIAVPIYKEVVFFDLSGKEIYKKSSINQVKNNISLKENTYINSENYFTEIKDLKKGEIYVSDVIGEYVSSKIIGFFTKENAEASGLEFNPKKHAFAGVENPVGKKFEGIVRYITPVFKNNQKIGFISLALDHKHIMEFTDTFNPLSNHKELDISDASNGNYAFMWDYEGRNISHPRDYFIVGFDSTTGERVPGWITNSLLDEFENSYEKNLNRFLEKYPKFHEQALSKKPNIKQLKEKGEVGLDCRYLNFAPQCKGWMELTQNGGYGSFIIYWSDVWKLTTAATIPYFSGQYKNSKRGFGFVTIGANVDEFHSAANKTRENIKDVIDIQTKDMTEVLSSDRKKIKTFEANTIKELTLYTVLMIIIVILIAIWMSNYISNKITKLIIGTKEFADNNLDYRIKVESSDEVGKLENSFNEMAQTLKNNSIKIKEQDSIMTQQAKMAAMGEMLENIAHQWRQPLSMISTCASSTKVQLELKVLKEVDLDDNMDDILKYTSHLSQTIDDFRNFFKPNKDMNNFSIEQSLNKTLQLISSKLKSEEIEIVKEIEDVVIFGLENELMHVLINIINNASDAFVGKENLKKLILINIKRKENELIIKIQDSAGGIPDEYLERIFEPYFTTKNGVHGTGIGLYMTEEIINEHMKGKISVKNKSFEYGHSGHFGARFKIKIPLN